A region from the Prevotella melaninogenica genome encodes:
- a CDS encoding UDP-N-acetylmuramoyl-L-alanyl-D-glutamate--2,6-diaminopimelate ligase translates to MKLSELLKNVKVIASQGNIDVEIKDVNIDSRKIKDGHLFIAMKGTQVDGHKFINKAIELGAVAILLEDMPEVLNEKVTYVQVASTEEEAGKVATMFYGEPSRKLRLVGVTGTNGKTTVATLLYRMFREFGYKVGLLSTVCNYINDEEVPASHTTPDPIELNCLLAKMVKAGCEYAFMECSSHAIQQHRIGGLEFVGGIFTNLTRDHLDYHKTFENYRNAKKMFFDGLSKNAFAITNADDKNGMVMVQNCKATIKTYSIKRMADFRAKILECHFEGMYLEINGKEVGVQFIGKFNVSNLLAVYGTAIMLGKKPEEILIALSTLKSVNGRLEPIQSPEGFTAVVDYAHTPDALENVLSAIHDVLDNKGGRVITVCGAGGHRDKGKRPLMAQEAVKQSDTVILTSDNPRDEEPQAIIDDMLAGLDTTQRKKVLTITDRKEAIRTAAMMAQKGDVILVAGKGHENYQEINGVKHHFDDHEVIREIFGIK, encoded by the coding sequence ATGAAGTTAAGCGAATTACTCAAAAACGTCAAGGTGATTGCCAGCCAGGGTAATATAGACGTTGAGATTAAAGATGTGAACATTGATAGTCGTAAGATTAAGGACGGCCATCTGTTCATCGCAATGAAAGGAACACAGGTTGATGGACATAAGTTTATCAATAAGGCAATTGAATTAGGTGCCGTAGCTATCTTACTTGAAGACATGCCTGAGGTCCTGAATGAAAAAGTAACATACGTTCAAGTAGCTTCAACAGAAGAAGAGGCGGGCAAGGTTGCCACGATGTTCTATGGAGAACCTTCGCGCAAATTGAGACTCGTTGGTGTAACAGGAACAAATGGTAAGACTACTGTCGCAACCTTATTATATAGAATGTTCCGTGAATTTGGATACAAGGTAGGTTTACTCTCTACCGTATGCAACTATATTAATGATGAGGAAGTTCCAGCAAGTCACACTACTCCTGACCCAATAGAGCTGAATTGTCTTCTTGCGAAGATGGTTAAAGCTGGTTGCGAATATGCCTTTATGGAATGTTCAAGCCATGCTATTCAACAGCACCGTATCGGTGGTTTAGAGTTTGTTGGTGGTATCTTCACAAACCTTACACGTGACCACCTCGACTATCACAAGACCTTCGAGAACTATCGCAATGCAAAGAAGATGTTCTTCGATGGACTCTCTAAGAATGCTTTTGCAATCACCAATGCCGATGATAAGAACGGTATGGTGATGGTCCAGAACTGCAAGGCTACAATCAAAACCTACTCTATCAAGCGTATGGCAGACTTCCGTGCAAAGATTTTAGAGTGCCATTTTGAGGGTATGTACCTCGAGATTAACGGCAAAGAGGTAGGCGTTCAGTTCATTGGTAAGTTCAATGTGAGCAATCTACTTGCTGTATATGGCACGGCAATCATGTTAGGTAAAAAGCCTGAAGAAATTCTCATTGCATTGAGCACACTGAAGAGTGTCAACGGACGATTAGAGCCAATCCAATCGCCAGAAGGATTCACAGCCGTTGTTGACTACGCACATACACCTGACGCATTAGAGAATGTTCTCTCTGCTATTCATGACGTACTTGACAACAAGGGCGGTCGTGTTATTACAGTTTGTGGTGCTGGTGGACATCGTGATAAGGGCAAGCGTCCTTTAATGGCACAGGAAGCTGTTAAGCAAAGCGATACGGTTATCCTTACAAGTGATAATCCACGTGATGAAGAGCCACAGGCAATTATCGATGATATGCTTGCCGGACTTGATACAACACAGCGCAAGAAGGTTCTCACCATCACTGACCGTAAGGAAGCCATTCGCACCGCAGCAATGATGGCACAGAAGGGCGACGTAATCCTTGTTGCGGGTAAGGGACATGAGAACTATCAAGAAATAAATGGTGTAAAGCACCATTTTGATGACCATGAGGTTATCCGTGAAATCTTTGGTATCAAGTAA
- a CDS encoding penicillin-binding protein, giving the protein MSKFDNNKIIPRYSGIAIVMSLIAVAVIGKTIYTMTAGRAYWMEVAASQKKDSVSVKPTRGNILSCNGQLMASSLPEFKVYMDFNALKKAGNDTAFIDSINYISKGLNDIFPEKSAAYFKQHLMEGYHKESKHWAIWNERIDYNTFKEIQSLPIFHLSKYRSGFHWDEFNARRRPFGSLAQRTIGDMFGAKDTARCGLELSYDSILRGTNGIIHRRKVRNKFLDITDTPPIDGADIITTIDVSMQDLAERALLDELKDPTVNGNVGVAIVMEVATGDVKAIVNLDKCSDGEYREVKNHAVSDLLEPGSVFKTASIMTALDDGVVDTMYTVQTGSGVWNMYGRDMKDHNWTRGGYGTLTLPWTLKYSSNIGVSRIIDTYYHKNPEKFVQGIYDLGLAADLHIPIVGYSPAKIRMPRKNSRGQYVNWSATALPWMSIGYETQIPPISTLTFYNAIANKGKMMRPRFVKQIVKDGKVIYNNPPQVIKERIAKENTITEITRILTEVVSEGLGKKAGSDKFLVAGKTGTAQMSKGALGYKSGGTSYLLSFAGFFPANKPRYSCIVCIQKTGLPASGGGMSGVVFHHIAEGIMAQNLKLNVTDARDSSSHTIPTAKTGNLLATDYVLNALGFNITNGWNGAYPFGNPIWGNILEKGKSITFQKERVPKSDIVPDVHGMGARDAVYLMEKHGVKVVITGRGRVIQQSVTPGEKVKKGMRCELRFG; this is encoded by the coding sequence ATGAGCAAGTTTGATAATAACAAGATAATACCCCGATACAGTGGCATAGCGATAGTAATGTCGCTTATAGCTGTAGCTGTTATAGGTAAGACTATCTACACCATGACTGCAGGTAGAGCTTACTGGATGGAGGTTGCCGCTTCTCAGAAGAAAGATAGTGTGAGTGTTAAGCCAACCAGAGGTAACATCCTCAGTTGTAATGGGCAGCTCATGGCAAGCTCTTTACCAGAGTTTAAGGTATATATGGACTTCAATGCGCTCAAAAAGGCAGGAAATGACACCGCTTTTATTGATAGCATTAACTATATCAGCAAAGGATTAAACGACATCTTCCCAGAGAAGTCAGCTGCATATTTCAAACAGCATCTCATGGAAGGTTATCATAAGGAAAGCAAGCACTGGGCAATATGGAACGAACGTATTGACTATAACACATTCAAGGAAATACAGAGTCTCCCCATTTTCCACCTTTCAAAATATAGAAGTGGATTCCATTGGGATGAGTTCAATGCACGCCGGCGCCCGTTCGGCTCACTTGCACAGCGAACGATTGGTGATATGTTCGGCGCAAAGGACACTGCTCGTTGTGGTTTAGAGCTGTCATACGATTCTATCCTCCGTGGTACAAATGGTATTATTCACCGTCGCAAGGTTCGTAACAAGTTCCTTGATATCACTGACACACCGCCAATTGATGGTGCCGATATCATAACAACCATTGACGTTAGCATGCAAGACTTGGCTGAACGTGCGCTCTTAGATGAGCTAAAAGACCCTACTGTAAATGGTAACGTAGGTGTCGCCATTGTGATGGAAGTTGCTACTGGTGACGTGAAGGCTATTGTCAATTTAGATAAATGTAGTGATGGAGAATATAGAGAGGTCAAGAATCATGCTGTGAGCGACCTATTAGAACCTGGTTCTGTATTCAAGACAGCTTCTATCATGACTGCTCTCGATGATGGGGTCGTAGACACAATGTACACCGTACAGACTGGAAGTGGTGTATGGAATATGTATGGACGAGACATGAAGGACCATAACTGGACACGTGGCGGATATGGAACGCTAACGTTACCTTGGACCTTAAAGTACAGTTCAAACATCGGTGTTAGCCGTATCATTGACACGTACTATCACAAGAACCCAGAGAAGTTCGTTCAGGGAATATATGATTTGGGGCTCGCAGCAGACTTACACATTCCTATCGTTGGTTATTCTCCTGCAAAGATTCGCATGCCACGCAAGAATAGTCGTGGTCAATATGTGAATTGGAGTGCCACTGCTCTTCCATGGATGAGTATTGGCTATGAAACGCAGATACCGCCAATATCAACCCTTACCTTCTATAATGCTATCGCTAACAAAGGTAAAATGATGCGCCCTCGCTTTGTGAAACAAATTGTAAAAGATGGAAAAGTCATCTATAACAATCCCCCACAGGTTATAAAGGAACGCATTGCAAAAGAGAATACAATAACAGAAATCACACGTATTCTGACGGAAGTTGTATCGGAAGGACTTGGCAAGAAAGCAGGCTCTGACAAATTCCTTGTTGCGGGAAAGACGGGTACTGCTCAGATGTCAAAGGGAGCTTTAGGCTACAAAAGCGGAGGAACCAGTTATCTCCTCAGCTTTGCAGGCTTCTTCCCAGCTAACAAACCACGTTATAGCTGTATTGTCTGCATACAAAAGACTGGACTACCAGCATCAGGAGGTGGTATGAGTGGCGTTGTATTCCATCACATTGCAGAAGGAATTATGGCACAAAATCTGAAGTTAAATGTTACTGACGCACGTGATTCTTCATCACACACTATACCGACAGCAAAGACTGGTAACCTGCTTGCAACCGACTATGTGCTCAATGCGCTCGGTTTCAATATTACCAATGGTTGGAATGGAGCCTATCCTTTCGGCAATCCTATATGGGGAAACATATTAGAAAAAGGAAAATCAATAACCTTCCAAAAGGAACGAGTTCCAAAATCAGATATTGTGCCAGATGTCCACGGAATGGGAGCACGTGATGCTGTCTACTTGATGGAGAAACATGGAGTCAAAGTGGTTATCACAGGTAGAGGTCGAGTTATACAACAAAGTGTTACGCCTGGAGAAAAGGTTAAAAAGGGAATGAGATGCGAACTCAGGTTCGGATAA
- a CDS encoding FtsL-like putative cell division protein — protein sequence MNDENDKKSPMLTEHPLTEDQTVFTEESTNVTKQLIMAEAVEDTPQATANDEAATPLTEEEEKRIEEEAEVRKIKAAIEEQAREDEQPQSSNFTLRKILGGDILSARFFRNNIWLMITIVIFTIVYISNRYSVQKYLIEIDKLNNELEDAKYRALSSSSQLTEKTRESHILEILKTRKDSVLKMSDRPPYIIDVPEK from the coding sequence ATGAATGACGAGAACGACAAGAAGAGCCCAATGCTGACGGAGCATCCTCTCACTGAAGACCAAACAGTTTTCACTGAAGAGAGTACAAACGTCACAAAACAACTCATAATGGCAGAGGCTGTTGAAGACACACCACAAGCAACTGCCAATGACGAAGCTGCGACGCCACTAACGGAAGAGGAAGAGAAGAGAATAGAAGAAGAGGCAGAAGTAAGAAAGATAAAAGCTGCTATTGAGGAACAAGCCCGCGAAGACGAGCAACCACAATCATCAAACTTCACCCTTAGAAAGATTTTGGGTGGTGATATTCTCTCAGCACGATTCTTTCGCAACAACATCTGGCTGATGATTACTATCGTAATTTTCACCATCGTCTACATATCAAATCGATACAGTGTGCAGAAGTACCTCATTGAAATTGATAAGCTAAATAATGAATTAGAAGACGCTAAGTATCGTGCACTATCAAGTAGTAGCCAACTCACCGAGAAGACACGTGAGAGTCATATACTTGAAATCTTAAAAACAAGAAAGGACAGTGTGCTAAAGATGTCAGACCGTCCACCTTATATTATAGATGTACCCGAGAAATAG
- the mraZ gene encoding division/cell wall cluster transcriptional repressor MraZ — protein sequence MRFLGNIEAKTDAKGRAFLPAVFRKVLNASGEDSLILRKDIFEPCLVLYPESVWNERMDALRKRLSQWSRRDQMIYRQYVTDVEMITLDGNGRFLIPKRYLKMANIDQQIRFTGMDDCIEIWAKREDSEPFMSAEEFSKAMEETMGMEEAFWLDATSQSNE from the coding sequence ATGAGATTCTTAGGGAATATCGAAGCAAAAACAGACGCAAAAGGAAGAGCTTTCCTACCAGCCGTCTTCCGCAAGGTGCTCAACGCATCGGGCGAAGACTCACTGATATTGCGCAAAGATATCTTTGAACCATGTCTGGTTCTCTACCCAGAATCGGTATGGAACGAACGTATGGATGCTCTTCGCAAACGCTTGAGTCAATGGAGTCGGCGTGACCAGATGATTTATCGTCAGTATGTCACCGATGTAGAAATGATTACACTGGACGGCAATGGTCGCTTCCTAATTCCAAAACGATATCTAAAAATGGCCAATATTGACCAGCAGATTAGATTTACAGGGATGGACGATTGCATTGAGATTTGGGCAAAACGAGAAGACAGCGAGCCATTCATGTCAGCCGAAGAATTCAGCAAAGCTATGGAAGAAACCATGGGAATGGAAGAAGCCTTTTGGCTTGACGCCACATCACAGAGCAACGAATAA